In a genomic window of Temperatibacter marinus:
- a CDS encoding peptidylprolyl isomerase encodes MINRPKKDKQLSDLLKSFAAVMTFAVLVTAILPNSVAAQQDRQTFNAVEVLVNDQPLTSFDINQRLALVVAVSGGVKTQEEFEKLRTQVIESMIDEILQLQEAQEYKINIPQAQLDDYFAQRASQINMTAEQYEQALVSIRSSKATMMRQMEAEIAWSQIVNGLLGQSVAVSDEEVDATIERIKANKGKYEYRLGEIVLLVRNTAQEENVKTNAMQIVSQLRSSKEVRFPDVARNISASSTAAVGGDLGWIIESELAPEIFDAIKDLDLGQYSDPVRTAGSYKVFMLSNRRRVLSADPMDVQVSLKQIYMTTEDLTDPEKEKKFRDILPILKAEQPGCGQVEKYAERAGSTNKTEVGIVAFKQMTSDLLNGLRHLKDGEASNFIKLDDGERIMFICGRTVPEIADPDFDAIFAQIENQRLSMRARRHLRDLRREAIVDER; translated from the coding sequence GTGATTAACAGGCCTAAAAAGGACAAACAACTTTCTGACCTTTTAAAATCATTTGCAGCAGTTATGACATTTGCTGTTCTTGTTACTGCTATTTTGCCAAACTCAGTTGCCGCTCAACAGGATCGTCAAACATTCAACGCGGTTGAAGTTTTAGTGAATGATCAGCCCTTAACAAGTTTTGACATCAATCAGCGTTTGGCCCTTGTCGTCGCAGTTTCTGGTGGCGTGAAAACTCAAGAAGAGTTTGAAAAATTGCGCACTCAAGTTATTGAGAGCATGATTGATGAAATCCTTCAACTTCAAGAAGCTCAAGAATATAAAATTAATATCCCCCAAGCCCAACTGGATGATTATTTTGCCCAGCGTGCTAGTCAAATCAACATGACCGCAGAGCAATATGAGCAAGCGCTTGTATCTATTCGATCCAGCAAGGCGACAATGATGCGCCAAATGGAAGCTGAAATTGCTTGGAGCCAAATCGTGAATGGCCTTCTTGGCCAATCTGTTGCTGTCTCAGATGAAGAAGTTGATGCGACAATTGAGCGGATTAAAGCCAACAAAGGCAAATACGAATACCGCCTTGGTGAAATAGTGCTCTTGGTCAGGAACACCGCCCAAGAAGAAAATGTTAAAACCAATGCCATGCAGATTGTGAGCCAGTTGCGCTCTTCTAAGGAAGTGCGCTTTCCAGATGTAGCGCGAAACATCTCAGCGTCTTCTACTGCAGCCGTCGGCGGGGACTTAGGCTGGATTATTGAAAGTGAACTTGCTCCAGAAATTTTTGACGCCATTAAAGATCTTGACCTTGGACAATATAGCGATCCTGTACGTACTGCAGGCAGCTATAAAGTTTTCATGCTTTCTAATCGCCGCCGTGTTCTAAGTGCTGACCCGATGGACGTGCAAGTTTCACTAAAACAAATTTATATGACAACTGAAGATTTGACAGACCCTGAAAAAGAAAAAAAATTCAGAGACATCCTTCCTATTCTTAAGGCAGAGCAACCAGGATGTGGTCAGGTTGAAAAATATGCTGAGCGTGCTGGTAGCACCAATAAAACAGAGGTCGGTATTGTTGCGTTTAAACAGATGACATCAGACTTACTCAATGGCTTGAGACATTTGAAAGACGGTGAAGCAAGTAACTTTATTAAGCTCGATGACGGCGAACGGATTATGTTTATATGTGGACGGACAGTCCCTGAGATTGCAGATCCTGACTTTGATGCCATCTTTGCTCAGATTGAAAATCAGCGTCTCAGTATGCGTGCTCGTCGTCACTTACGTGATCTTCGCCGTGAAGCTATTGTTGATGAACGTTAG
- a CDS encoding LPS-assembly protein LptD → MSCVSMKKLLLKGTILSSLCVMSGLASTPISAQETKVVEFEADQLSHDDKTGEVLALGRVKLNRKGYTLEAGQIRYNPKTGKAVATGAVKMTDPDGNVIWSDRIELENDLRDAFVKDIRLLLKDGAQVAANSAVRDEDTGKITLNRAVYSPCEVCEQSGEEPLWQLKAVKVVHDKGKRRLYYDNAYLEVLGLPLMWLPKFSHPDPTVDRANGFLPIEFSSNKQLGLIVGLPYYHSFSKSRDATITPLLTTKEGLVLKGEYRQHVGYGRYEVVGSLTYTDKRDEFNVDTGANEFRGHLFSHGYLDHNKNWRSSYEINWASDDTYLRRYDFSDDDTLMSDFTVEGFYDQSYLTARTIAFQGLRIEDNSGLTGHALPLIQGEYVTNNTPLGGTLSLSADGLILHQPDWVDTKRLSAQAEWKNKEIFNSGLVLETTLLLRGDLYEYRYENNADLNFFPEPEEDTSFSRGLFLASNTLSFPLIKVTADAQHRLEPLVDITYTPQREQSQSQFNFDSQAFELDQYTLFSPDRFAGYDLWDDTSRFTYGLSYAFHSDSLTFETLIGQSYAINNPSADLTVNTGLEDNFSDWVTAQTLSYKNHFTLHQQLRLDSDDLSIKRHLVDVGYEDTKTAINVSYFKSKEERWQLYRENREELRVSGRVQLKNKLWLSSSLVQDLTKGWDGVEYGAGIEFLDDCLSISLQYRKNYTRDRDIEPGNSIIFRIKLLNLG, encoded by the coding sequence GTGTCTTGTGTATCAATGAAAAAACTGTTGCTTAAAGGGACAATACTCTCCTCACTTTGTGTGATGAGTGGTCTTGCATCAACGCCGATTTCAGCACAAGAAACAAAGGTAGTCGAATTTGAAGCAGATCAGCTCTCCCATGATGACAAAACAGGAGAAGTCCTGGCTTTGGGACGCGTCAAATTGAACCGCAAGGGGTATACGCTGGAAGCAGGTCAGATTCGGTATAATCCTAAAACAGGTAAGGCGGTTGCGACTGGTGCCGTAAAAATGACGGATCCAGATGGAAATGTCATTTGGTCTGATCGCATTGAGTTAGAAAACGACCTCCGGGATGCCTTTGTTAAAGATATTCGATTACTTTTAAAAGATGGTGCACAAGTCGCAGCCAATTCTGCCGTCCGTGATGAAGACACTGGAAAAATTACACTGAACAGAGCAGTCTATAGCCCCTGTGAAGTCTGTGAGCAGTCTGGGGAAGAACCATTATGGCAATTAAAGGCTGTCAAGGTAGTTCATGATAAAGGTAAGAGAAGGCTATATTATGATAATGCCTACTTAGAAGTTTTAGGACTTCCTCTCATGTGGCTTCCCAAATTTTCTCATCCAGATCCTACAGTTGACAGAGCGAATGGCTTCCTTCCCATTGAATTCAGCTCTAATAAACAACTCGGCTTGATCGTTGGTCTGCCCTATTACCATAGCTTCAGTAAAAGCCGTGATGCAACCATCACACCTCTTCTCACGACAAAAGAAGGCTTAGTTCTCAAAGGAGAATATCGTCAGCACGTGGGCTATGGGCGGTATGAGGTCGTCGGGTCTTTGACCTATACGGACAAGCGCGATGAATTTAATGTGGATACAGGGGCGAATGAGTTTAGGGGGCATCTTTTCTCTCATGGTTATCTCGACCATAATAAAAATTGGCGTTCAAGTTATGAAATAAACTGGGCTTCTGATGACACTTACTTAAGACGCTATGATTTCTCGGATGATGATACTTTGATGAGTGATTTCACAGTTGAAGGTTTTTATGATCAATCCTATTTAACAGCAAGGACAATTGCTTTCCAAGGCTTAAGGATTGAAGATAATTCAGGCCTTACTGGGCATGCACTGCCCCTCATTCAGGGCGAATATGTGACCAATAATACACCTCTCGGCGGCACGCTATCTCTGTCGGCAGATGGCTTAATTCTGCATCAACCTGATTGGGTGGACACAAAGCGGCTTTCTGCTCAGGCAGAATGGAAAAATAAAGAAATATTCAATAGCGGCCTTGTCTTAGAGACCACCCTATTACTACGCGGGGATCTTTATGAGTATAGGTATGAGAATAATGCCGACTTGAATTTCTTTCCTGAGCCGGAAGAAGATACTTCCTTCTCTAGAGGATTATTCTTAGCTTCAAACACACTGAGCTTTCCTCTTATTAAGGTCACTGCAGACGCACAGCATAGACTGGAGCCTCTCGTTGATATCACCTATACACCGCAAAGAGAGCAAAGCCAGAGCCAGTTCAACTTCGATAGCCAAGCTTTCGAGTTGGATCAATATACGCTTTTTTCTCCTGACCGATTTGCAGGTTATGATTTATGGGATGACACGAGTCGCTTTACGTATGGTCTCTCTTATGCCTTTCATAGTGACTCCCTGACCTTTGAAACTTTAATCGGCCAGAGTTACGCCATCAATAACCCTAGCGCAGACTTAACAGTTAACACAGGTTTGGAAGATAATTTTTCTGACTGGGTAACGGCACAGACTTTATCTTATAAAAATCATTTTACTCTTCATCAGCAACTGCGATTGGATTCTGATGATTTGTCCATTAAGCGTCATCTTGTTGATGTGGGCTATGAGGATACAAAAACAGCGATCAATGTAAGTTACTTCAAATCAAAAGAAGAACGTTGGCAGCTCTACAGGGAAAATCGTGAAGAACTGAGAGTTTCAGGACGGGTTCAGTTGAAGAACAAACTCTGGCTTTCTAGCTCTCTAGTGCAAGACCTTACGAAGGGATGGGACGGAGTCGAATATGGTGCCGGCATAGAGTTTTTAGACGACTGTTTATCCATTAGTCTTCAATATCGTAAAAATTACACACGAGACAGAGACATTGAGCCAGGAAATAGCATAATTTTTCGTATAAAATTGCTAAATTTGGGTTAG
- a CDS encoding leucyl aminopeptidase: MNIKFISSSLPKNGIVIVGIAQDCPENALVKSLNDTMEGALERAVKIHDFQGKKGTDFTIPAPHGCSFDKLVIMGLGKKAKMKEIDYVTLGATITSSQQLSGKEAAVFIEGLSAEEAAWVGEGALLRSYRFDKYRTKEPKKKIPILKTISIAAEDTKKAGGAFKVREAVAEGVFLTRDLVSEPGNKLHPESFADEVAKLTDFGVDIEILGEEEMTKLGMEALLAVGMGSVRESKLAIMRWNGANKSDEQPIAFVGKGVTFDTGGISLKPGAGMDAMKWDMGGAGTVVGLMKALAARKARVNVIGVVGLVENMPAGNAQRPGDIVTSMSGQTIDVLNTDAEGRLVLCDAMWYTQDRFKPKFMIDLATLTGAMIVALGHEYAGIFSDSDELADDLYAAGTVTGDKVWRMPVHDDYDKLINTHTADMKNIGGKGAGSITAAQFLKRYTNGVPWCHIDIAGTVWSDKGLPLSEKGGTGFGVRLLDRFVADNHES, from the coding sequence ATGAACATTAAGTTTATTTCGTCGTCATTGCCTAAAAATGGTATTGTCATCGTAGGAATTGCTCAAGACTGTCCAGAGAATGCACTGGTTAAAAGCCTTAACGATACCATGGAAGGGGCTCTGGAACGTGCTGTAAAAATCCATGACTTTCAGGGCAAAAAAGGAACAGATTTTACCATTCCAGCCCCTCATGGGTGTAGCTTTGATAAACTAGTGATTATGGGCCTAGGAAAAAAGGCTAAGATGAAAGAGATTGATTATGTCACTCTTGGTGCGACAATCACATCTTCACAACAATTATCGGGCAAAGAAGCGGCTGTTTTTATTGAAGGCCTTTCTGCTGAAGAGGCTGCATGGGTAGGTGAAGGGGCGTTGCTGAGATCCTATCGCTTTGATAAATATAGAACCAAAGAGCCCAAGAAAAAGATTCCAATTTTAAAAACTATTTCTATAGCTGCAGAAGATACCAAGAAAGCAGGGGGAGCCTTTAAAGTAAGAGAAGCTGTTGCTGAAGGTGTCTTCTTGACTCGCGATCTTGTTTCTGAGCCGGGTAACAAACTTCACCCAGAGAGTTTTGCCGATGAAGTCGCAAAACTTACAGATTTTGGGGTGGATATCGAAATTCTTGGTGAAGAAGAAATGACTAAACTGGGAATGGAAGCGCTCTTGGCTGTGGGTATGGGGTCAGTTCGAGAATCCAAACTTGCCATTATGCGCTGGAATGGGGCGAACAAAAGCGACGAGCAACCCATTGCCTTTGTCGGAAAAGGTGTCACTTTTGATACAGGAGGGATTTCCCTGAAGCCTGGAGCTGGCATGGATGCCATGAAATGGGATATGGGCGGTGCTGGAACGGTCGTTGGATTGATGAAAGCTTTAGCAGCTCGCAAAGCACGTGTGAACGTGATCGGGGTCGTTGGCCTTGTAGAGAATATGCCTGCCGGGAACGCACAGCGTCCAGGCGATATAGTGACCTCTATGTCTGGCCAGACTATTGACGTTCTTAATACTGATGCTGAAGGGCGCTTAGTACTCTGTGATGCTATGTGGTATACACAGGATCGATTTAAGCCGAAATTTATGATTGATCTTGCTACGCTAACAGGGGCCATGATTGTTGCTCTAGGACATGAATATGCTGGGATTTTCTCAGATAGCGATGAACTCGCTGATGACCTATATGCGGCGGGGACAGTGACTGGTGATAAAGTATGGCGCATGCCTGTTCATGATGATTATGATAAACTTATCAATACCCATACAGCCGATATGAAAAATATTGGCGGTAAAGGGGCTGGGTCAATCACGGCTGCTCAGTTTTTGAAAAGATATACGAACGGTGTGCCGTGGTGTCATATCGATATTGCTGGGACAGTCTGGTCAGATAAGGGGTTGCCTCTTAGTGAAAAGGGCGGCACGGGCTTTGGTGTGCGTCTTTTAGATCGATTTGTAGCAGACAATCATGAAAGCTAG